In Dromiciops gliroides isolate mDroGli1 chromosome 4, mDroGli1.pri, whole genome shotgun sequence, one DNA window encodes the following:
- the PTGS2 gene encoding prostaglandin G/H synthase 2, producing MQLVPKSNHKSRSDWKVRGLCLKKTTTPSAVMMTRIAGFIVFLSLALTLSDAANPCCSNPCQNRGVCMTTGIDQYQCDCTRTGFYGENCTTPEFLTRLKLMLKPTPDTVHYILTHFKGVWNIVNNIPFLRDSVMRYVLTSRSHLIESPPTYNVHYGYKSWEAFSNLSYYTRALPPVADDCPTPMGVKGKKQLPESKEIVEKFLLRRKFIPDPQGTNMMFAFFAQHFTHQFFKTDHHRGPAFTKGLGHGVDLNHIYGETLERQHKLRLFKDGKMKYQVIDGEVYPPLVKDTQVEMIYPPHVPEHLKFAVGQEVFGLVPGLMMYATIWLREHNRVCDILKQEHPEWDDEQLFQTTRLILIGETIKIVIEDYVQHLSGYHFKLKFDPELLFSQRFQYQNRIAAEFNTLYHWHPLLPDTFQIEDKEYSYQQFLYNNSILLKHGISHMVESFSRQIAGRVAGGKNVPPAVQKVAMASIDQSRQMKYQSLNEYRKRFMLKPFSSFEELTGEKEMAAELEALYGDIDAMELYPALLVEKPRPGAIFGETMVELGAPFSLKGLMGNPICSPEYWKPSTFGGDTGFNIINTASIQSLICNNVKGCPFTAFDVQDSQLTKTATINVSSSHSGLDDINPTVLLKERSTEL from the exons ATGCAGCTAGTTCCGAAAAGCAACCACAAGAGCAGGAGTGACTGGAAAGTGAGAGGACTTTGCCTAAAGAAAACCACTACGCCCTCCGCTGTGATGATGACAAGGATCGCGGGCTTCatagtcttcctgtctctagcgCTCACGCTCAGCGACGCAG CAAACCCTTGCTGTTCGAACCCATGTCAAAACCGAGGTGTATGTATGACCACTGGAATTGACCAATACCAATGTGACTGTACAAGAACAGGATTCTATGGAGAAAATTGTACAACTC CTGAGTTTCTGACAAGGCTAAAATTGATGCTGAAACCTACTCCAGACACAGTTCACTACATCCTCACCCACTTCAAGGGAGTGTGGAATATAGTCAACAATATCCCTTTTCTTCGGGACTCAGTGATGAGATACGTGTTGACAT CAAGGTCACATCTGATTGAGAGCCCACCAACATATAATGTTCACTATGGTTACAAAAGTTGGGAAGCCTTTTCTAACCTCTCTTACTACACTAGAGCTCTTCCCCCAGTGGCAGATGACTGCCCAACTCCAATGGGTGTAAAAG gtaaaaaaCAGCTTCCTGAATCCAAAGAGATTGTGGAAAAATTTCTTCTCAGAAGGAAATTTATTCCTGATCCCCAAGGCACAAATATGATGTTTGCATTCTTTGCCCAACATTTCACTCACCAGTTCTTTAAGACAGACCATCACAGAGGCCCAGCCTTCACAAAAGGACTAGGACATGGG GTTGATTTAAATCATATTTATGGAGAAACTTTGGAAAGACAACATAAACTACGGCTTTTCAAggatggaaaaatgaaatatcag gTAATTGATGGAGAAGTATATCCACCCTTAGTGAAAGATACTCAGGTAGAAATGATCTACCCACCACATGTCCCTGAGCATCTGAAATTTGCTGTTGGGCAAGAAGTATTTGGCCTGGTTCCAGGTTTGATGATGTATGCTACTATATGGCTTCGTGAGCATAACCGAGTGTGTGACATCCTTAAACAGGAACATCCCGAATGGGATGATGAGCAGTTGTTCCAGACTACCAGACTGATATTGATTG GTGAGACTATTAAGATTGTGATTGAAGATTATGTCCAACACTTGAGTGGTTATCATTTCAAACTGAAATTTGACCCAGAACTGCTGTTCAGCCAGCGCTTCCAGTACCAAAACCGAATTGCTGCTGAGTTTAATACCCTCTACCACTGGCATCCTCTACTTCCTGACACCTTCCAAATTGAGGACAAAGAATATAGTTATCAGCAGTTCCTCTACAACAACTCTATATTACTGAAACATGGAATTTCCCACATGGTGGAATCATTCTCTAGGCAAATTGCTGGCCGG GTTGCTGGGGGCAAGAATGTTCCGCCTGCAGTACAGAAAGTTGCCATGGCTTCAATCGACCAGAGCAGACAAATGAAATACCAGTCTCTAAATGAATACCGAAAACGCTTCATGCTCAAGCCTTTTAGTTCATTTGAAGAATTGACAG gagagaaagaaatggctgcTGAGCTGGAAGCCCTCTATGGTGATATTGATGCTATGGAGTTGTATCCTGCTCTTCTAGTAGAAAAACCTCGCCCAGGTGCCATCTTTGGAGAGACCATGGTAGAACTTGGAGCACCCTTCTCACTCAAAGGACTCATGGGTAACCCAATATGTTCCCCTGAATACTGGAAGCCTAGCACTTTTGGTGGAGATACAGGTTTTAACATTATCAATACAGCCTCAATCCAGTCACTGATCTGCAATAATGTAAAGGGATGTCCCTTCACTGCATTTGATGTTCAAGACTCCCAACTCACCAAAACAGCAACTATTAATGTCAGTTCATCACActctggactagatgacatcaaTCCCACAGTACTGCTAAAAGAACGGTCAACTGAACTATAG